In Xanthomonas campestris pv. phormiicola, the DNA window ATGAGTTCCCTCTACCTTCTTTATGCCATGGCCACTGCGAGCGCGGGCTGCCTTGCCACGCTAGCTCTTGCTTGCTGTTTGGTCGATTGCTTCAACTGGTCGAGGATGGACATAACGGCAAGGCCGATGGCCTCGGCGAGTAGCGGGGGGACTGCGTTGCCTACCTGGGTGTAGCGGGGGCATTCCTTGGTACGCATCTTGCCGCCGGTCGTGAACTTGCCGCGGAAGCGAAACCAGTCAGGGAAACTCTGCAACCGGGCGCTTTCCCGCACGGTGAGGATCCTGGGCTCGGAGTAGTGAAGGACATCGTCCGGTAGGGTGGTGATCGTCGGCGCGGGTTCCCAGGCCGACATGGGGTAGACCCGGTGTTTCTTGATTCCGAACCGTGCCCGGCTTGCCTCGTTCATCCTTACTCCTTGGGTGCACTCCTTGATGATCGCCCGGAACCGCTCCCGTACCTCGTCCCCGTGCCGCGCGAGGCGCATGCTGTCCATGGCATCAGTCCGGCAATGCTTGTGCATCAGCTTCTGGTAGCTAGTCGATGGGCCGAGATACACAGGCTCTTCGAAACCCTTGGGCGAGAAGGGATCGACGCAAGTGGTGGTGAAGGTGCGCTTGACCAAGAGATCCGATATCGCATCTTGGGCCGAGACAAGCTTGGTCTTGGGAAGCCCATGCTTGGCGAGCATCTCCAGCCGCTTCGACCCAAGTGCCTTGAAGGCATGCATGACGCCTCCCTCGAGCCTTGACGCTAGATGCCCAGCTATTCCAATGACGATCAGGCGCGAACGCCGCTGGGGCACCCCGAACAGGGATGCATCCACGATCTGGCCGTGTACTTCATAGCCAATGCCTTCGAGGCTTCTCTTGAGCTTCTCGTAGTAGGACTCCGGGACCTGCGCCTCCGCTCCTTCTTCCTGCTCGATCCCCTTGCTCGAATGCGCGACCTTCATACCAGGAACGTTCTCCAGTACCAGGATCGACGGCCGTATGGCGTCTACGACCTGCACGTACTTCTCGAACAACTGGTTCCGGGGGTCGGCCTCCTGTCTCCGGCCAGCGAAGCTAAATCCCTGGCATGGCGGGCCGCCAGCGA includes these proteins:
- a CDS encoding DNA cytosine methyltransferase; the encoded protein is MAGLQGRFAVERDPMAFETFSDNFLGDRKVPVDKFDWPSWLKKQACGIDELLDNHRGELAGLRGEIDVLAGGPPCQGFSFAGRRQEADPRNQLFEKYVQVVDAIRPSILVLENVPGMKVAHSSKGIEQEEGAEAQVPESYYEKLKRSLEGIGYEVHGQIVDASLFGVPQRRSRLIVIGIAGHLASRLEGGVMHAFKALGSKRLEMLAKHGLPKTKLVSAQDAISDLLVKRTFTTTCVDPFSPKGFEEPVYLGPSTSYQKLMHKHCRTDAMDSMRLARHGDEVRERFRAIIKECTQGVRMNEASRARFGIKKHRVYPMSAWEPAPTITTLPDDVLHYSEPRILTVRESARLQSFPDWFRFRGKFTTGGKMRTKECPRYTQVGNAVPPLLAEAIGLAVMSILDQLKQSTKQQARASVARQPALAVAMA